In the Streptomyces sp. 840.1 genome, one interval contains:
- a CDS encoding glycerophosphodiester phosphodiesterase encodes MTERAHATPGRRTVMGVGAAVLGTAAVGLSGTARAAGNTAERSGGHGGSGHRLDLPVPTVIGHRGTSGYRPEHTLGSYQLALDMGAHIIEQDLVPTRDGHLVCRHENDITATTDVSAHPEFASRRTTKTVDGIPLTGWFTEDFTLAELKTLRAKERIPGNRQKNTLYDGRWEIPTFEEVLQWADREGRRRGKQVWLYVETKHPTYFRGLGLGLEERLVKLLRRYDRHRAQSPLILQSFEPSSIQRLAGLVATPRIVLLSGTGTQPWDFTATGDPRTTDDLVKPAGLKWMASFAQGIGPTLDLIIPKNASGGLAEPTTLVRDAHARGLILHPYTMRNENTFLPADFRRGSDPNAYGDAFGAFAAYFATGIDGIFSDNPDTALLAAADFAGK; translated from the coding sequence ATGACAGAGCGTGCGCACGCCACACCCGGACGACGGACCGTCATGGGCGTGGGGGCAGCGGTACTCGGTACCGCGGCCGTCGGCCTGTCCGGGACGGCGCGGGCCGCCGGGAACACCGCGGAGCGCTCCGGTGGCCACGGCGGCTCCGGACACCGCCTCGACCTGCCGGTGCCGACCGTCATCGGACACCGGGGCACCAGCGGATACCGTCCCGAACACACCCTCGGCTCGTACCAGCTGGCCCTCGACATGGGCGCGCACATCATCGAGCAGGACCTGGTGCCGACCCGGGACGGCCACCTCGTCTGCCGCCACGAGAACGACATCACCGCCACCACCGACGTCTCCGCGCACCCCGAGTTCGCGAGCCGCAGGACCACCAAGACGGTCGACGGCATCCCGCTCACCGGCTGGTTCACCGAGGACTTCACCCTCGCCGAACTGAAGACGCTGCGGGCCAAGGAGCGCATCCCGGGCAACCGCCAGAAGAACACCCTGTACGACGGCCGCTGGGAGATCCCCACCTTCGAGGAGGTCCTCCAGTGGGCCGACCGCGAGGGCCGCAGGCGCGGTAAGCAGGTCTGGCTCTACGTCGAGACCAAGCACCCCACCTACTTCCGCGGCCTCGGCCTCGGCCTGGAGGAGCGCCTCGTCAAGCTGCTGCGCCGCTACGACCGCCACCGCGCCCAGTCGCCGCTGATCCTCCAGTCCTTCGAGCCCAGCAGCATCCAGCGGCTGGCCGGGCTCGTCGCCACCCCGCGCATCGTCCTCCTCTCGGGCACCGGCACCCAGCCCTGGGACTTCACCGCGACCGGCGACCCGCGCACCACCGACGACCTGGTGAAGCCCGCCGGCCTGAAGTGGATGGCGTCCTTCGCCCAGGGCATCGGCCCGACCCTGGACCTGATCATCCCCAAGAACGCCTCCGGCGGGCTCGCCGAGCCCACCACCCTGGTGCGCGACGCGCACGCCCGGGGGCTGATCCTGCACCCCTACACGATGCGCAACGAGAACACCTTCCTGCCCGCCGACTTCCGGCGCGGCAGCGACCCGAACGCGTACGGCGACGCGTTCGGCGCCTTCGCCGCGTACTTCGCGACGGGCATCGACGGGATCTTCTCCGACAACCCGGACACGGCGCTGCTCGCGGCGGCGGACTTCGCGGGCAAGTAG
- a CDS encoding sigma-70 family RNA polymerase sigma factor — protein MTLLDLPPAPSPPAPAAVVRTLYPLVSAEAGAEAAASATGAAVDRADLEQAVWLRLLERLPEQGPPEDAARWVRDTVRGEARRARRAARNERPYRDERAPDPAGCPERAFAGADERRVLRAAVDRLPARCSRLLRALLAPHDPTYREIAGELAMSQGSLGPICSRCLGCLRRMLAAEVVAPEPRGKER, from the coding sequence ATGACACTTCTCGATCTTCCCCCGGCGCCGTCCCCGCCGGCCCCTGCGGCTGTCGTCCGGACCCTGTACCCGCTGGTCAGCGCCGAGGCCGGGGCCGAGGCGGCGGCCTCGGCCACCGGCGCCGCCGTCGACCGCGCCGATCTCGAACAGGCCGTCTGGCTGCGCCTGCTGGAACGGCTGCCCGAGCAGGGGCCGCCCGAGGACGCCGCACGCTGGGTCCGGGACACCGTGCGGGGAGAGGCCCGCCGGGCCCGCCGCGCCGCCCGCAACGAACGGCCCTACCGCGACGAGCGCGCCCCCGACCCGGCCGGCTGCCCGGAACGGGCCTTCGCCGGCGCCGACGAACGCCGGGTCCTGCGTGCCGCGGTGGACCGGCTCCCCGCCCGCTGTTCACGGCTGCTGAGAGCGCTGCTCGCCCCGCACGATCCCACCTACCGGGAGATCGCAGGGGAGTTGGCTATGTCACAGGGGAGTTTGGGCCCGATCTGTTCCCGATGCCTTGGATGTCTGCGCAGAATGCTGGCGGCGGAGGTTGTAGCTCCTGAACCGCGGGGAAAGGAGCGGTAG
- a CDS encoding GNAT family N-acetyltransferase — protein MGMSVIISAAGTQDAEQILKLQYLSFQSEAELYGNYRIDPLVQTLDSLRDEIATDLVFVARLGEEVVGSVRGSADRDGIGQIGRLCVHPRLQGHGLGARLLRAAESGLAEQRAATRFQLHTGHLSESNLRLYRRAGYAPVGNATGQDGVRMILLEKEATAAAYVTSA, from the coding sequence ATGGGCATGAGCGTGATCATCTCGGCGGCGGGCACACAGGACGCCGAACAGATCTTGAAACTCCAGTACCTCAGTTTTCAGAGCGAGGCGGAGCTGTACGGGAACTACCGGATCGACCCACTCGTCCAGACCCTCGACTCGCTGCGCGACGAAATCGCCACGGACCTGGTGTTCGTGGCCCGGCTCGGCGAGGAAGTCGTCGGTTCGGTACGGGGTTCGGCGGACCGGGACGGCATCGGACAGATCGGGCGGCTCTGCGTCCACCCCAGGCTCCAGGGGCACGGCCTCGGCGCCCGGCTGCTGCGGGCGGCGGAGTCCGGCCTCGCGGAGCAGCGCGCGGCCACCCGCTTCCAACTGCACACCGGGCACCTCAGCGAGAGCAATCTGCGGCTCTACCGCCGGGCGGGTTACGCCCCCGTGGGCAACGCCACCGGCCAGGACGGCGTCCGGATGATCCTGCTGGAGAAGGAGGCCACGGCCGCCGCGTACGTGACCAGTGCCTGA